Sequence from the Streptomyces sp. NBC_00440 genome:
GGCGCGGCCAGCAGGCGCGTGATCGCGCCGGTACGGGTCGAGGGCGGCTTCGTCACGGCGTACGACCACACCGCGGACGACGTCCGCACGTATCCGCTGCACCGCATCACGGGCGTCGCGGAACTGACCGACGACCCGTCCTGACGCCGGACCACCAACGGGACACGGCGGCGGCCGCCTTCGGGGCGGGAGACTTCCGCGCCGCGGGCTTCTTGGGCTGGGGCTTCCTGGCCTGGGACTTCTTGGCGGGGGACTTCTTTGCCAGGGACTTCTTTGCCGGGGACCTCTTCGCCGGAGCCTTCTTCACGGGGGACTTCTTCACCGGGGACCCCTGTTCGGCCCGCTCGGCTCGGGCCGCCGACCGCTCGGCTCGGGCAGTCCGCTGCCACCAGTGGGTGCGCCGCGGATGCAGCGCCCGCCCCAGCCGCCGCCCGAGCAGCAGATAGCCGAGCAGCGCACCCGTGGTGTTGAGGATCACATCATCGATGTCGAACGCGCGCCCGGTGATCAGCAGCCCCTGCGCCGTCTCCACCAGGAGCATCACCACGGCGGTCACCAGGACCACCCGCAGCAGCCCGCGCGCCTTGGGGATCAGCATGGGCAGCAACACCCCGAACGGCACCCCGAGCAGCACGTTGCCGCCGATCTGCTTGACCGTGTCGCGGAAGGCCGGCTGGTCGACGTACGTACGGATCGAATCACCGGGTGTGAGGTTCGTATGCGTGAGGTCCACCGAAGCCGCGGAAGGCTCCAGCGTCACCTTGGCCAGGGCGACGGCGAAGCCGACCATGCAGGCGAAAGCGATCAACAACACGAGGGTGCGCAGCACTGCCGAGCCCCAGGTACGGCGCTGCAGTCGCGGTTCGGAGTCCATGACGCAGCGTGTACCCCCGCCGGAATGCGCGACACTGGTGGTTTGGCCCTACCGAAAGCTCACGGCGCGAAGGGACTCATGGCGTGA
This genomic interval carries:
- a CDS encoding VanZ family protein gives rise to the protein MDSEPRLQRRTWGSAVLRTLVLLIAFACMVGFAVALAKVTLEPSAASVDLTHTNLTPGDSIRTYVDQPAFRDTVKQIGGNVLLGVPFGVLLPMLIPKARGLLRVVLVTAVVMLLVETAQGLLITGRAFDIDDVILNTTGALLGYLLLGRRLGRALHPRRTHWWQRTARAERSAARAERAEQGSPVKKSPVKKAPAKRSPAKKSLAKKSPAKKSQARKPQPKKPAARKSPAPKAAAAVSRWWSGVRTGRRSVPRRP